The sequence atctaattttttcgtatcccggaaatttcgtaacgcggtcatttcgtatcccggggtaccactgtatttgttgatggtcttcCATCAAAGGACTAATCAGGGTTGACCTCATTTGGCTTCCGAGATCTGACAGGTTCTGgtgcccttagggtatttaggccttcctcaggctgaggatactgtggctaTATTGCTAACCTAAAAGTATTTTTCTACTGAACAGTAGAGTGCAAACTTTGCAGACAAACCAAGCAAAACAAAGATTTAACTGTAACAGATTTGACTGTAAGCCTGTTCTGTCTCTGGTTATTCCCAGATTTGGATGAGTGTGCCAAAGGAAATGACATTGAAGACGGTCCTCGATGCCAGCACTTCTGCCACAACTATGTAGGGGGCTACTTCTGCTCCTGCCAACCTGGCTACCGTCTCCAGAGTGACCTGCACACCTGTCGAGGTGAGAGGGCAAATGTCTACACAAGGAAAGAGAGTAGAGATTTAGTATAGCCTAGTGCCTGTGAGAATAATCTGCAATCTCAGAAGTTGCCAGTTGAAATCTAATCTCTTAATATGACTTTAGATAAACTAACTATCATTCAGCCTCAGTCTCTCATCTGCAGTATTTTGACAGCAGATTTCTCTAGGGGCTGATGTAGAAATTATTCGTCATAATATTTgcaaagtacagtactttgaatACTGCAATAGCTATAAGGATGCTATCATTGCTCTTAGTTGAGGGCTCCTGCCAAAGAGTTATTCAATAAtatggggaaagagaaaaatgttgCATATTGTGGGGTATTTATGAGGGAAAACTATTCCAAATACATTCTGCGTACAGATTTTAATAAACCTTCTCTTGGTTCCTTGTCCTGCAGTGGACTGCAGCAATGAACTGTTCACAGAGCCTTCAGGGTATCTGTCAAGCCCTGGATATCCTCAGTCCTATCCAGCTGAGTTGCAGTGTAACTACAGTATACGAGTGGAGAAAGGGATGACCATCACTCTCAAGTTCCTGGAGCCCTTTGAAATTGATGATCACCCACAGGTCCGCTGCCCTTATGACCAGCTCAAGGTATGGCAGATCCATGCACCGTGTCCTACTCGGCCCTACTACCCGCAATCTCTACTTTGAaacatttccttttctgtctgaaaggaaaacaaacaaacaaacaaacaaggctgTGGGGATGAATCTAACACTACTCTTGAGATTCATATATTCTAgcatgagcattcatggatttcagtccacttcttcaaatgcagtgATGGAATCTGTTCTGTTATGCTATTCCAAGCTGCATACTTGATCACAGAACCAACAAATTTAGTGTGTTATCTAGTGGAACTAAATAAAAGACTGGTAAAACAGAAAAGTTTAAGGAAAAGTGGTAGTAGAACAAATTATAAAAAAGGTTTATTAACCAatgtaatggcaaaataataatgtaaaagaTCAGTTTTCCCAATAGGCATAAAATGCTGGAAACTGGAAGTCCCAGGTaacatctctgtcagagaactctggtggcacaacacactacaaatcccaggattccataggatggagccatgacagttaaaacagtgtcaaactccattaatatTTGCACTGCAGGTGCAGCCTTAGTTAGATCTATGATGAGTTAGATCTATGAGTCACAACTGGGAGTAAGTCCTTCCTAGAAGTACTGTAGAAGGATTAATCACGGGAATTTACATTTATGTGTGGGGCACATCTGTTttcatttcaaaacagaaaatcAGGGGTATCAAACAAGAAAGACAAAACTGATTTTAGCTGACTGTAGAATAAGAGAGAGTATTATCATAtaaactaaggcgcgttacagaccgccctcaagcagccgttttcccaccgccgccattcgctgcggagggaagccccagcggccagaccgcgaggcttcccggcgcagtgaaaaaggagcgccgaaatggcactccttttcaaaacgcagaagtggcaccacgaggGGCTAAGTGCaccctcgcggcatcacttctgccaccacctgtctggacgctatgtgtccaagacgtcaaaatggcggcgcccatgtggatgggcgctgccattaaggacgcgctccgcacgtactaggaagaagggccatgaggaaggtaagaccctttctaaccctaatactgcccttcctaaccctagtacgcgcagagcacgtactttatggcggtctgtaacccgcctaaatgtCCAATGTGTGCCTCCCAGATTTAGATTTATGGAGAGTCCTTCATTTTGTAACTTGCAGAGATTTAGCAATAGCACAACATGAAAGGTTTTGGTGAAGCAGTAAATgccctcatttttaaaatatagtttacaTGTAATATAATTTCTATAACCATTTCTAAACAAATTGCCAGAACAGTCTGGAACCTTAAAGTGAATGAAAGTAGCCTCCATTTCAACATATCTCCAGCAACTAGAATAATTTATCTGCGTGAGAACTGTAAAGGATCAATGGACACAAAAGGTACTTTTTTCCCCCTGTATCAGTTTATAGAACTCCCTGagagatataaaaatattaatcagGTAAGCCTGTTCATTTTATCTGATGTGCTATATGGGAAATGAATACATAAAAGAATATCAATAACTCTTCCAAATCCTCTGTTTCTCATTAGATCCAAGCTGGGCAGAAAACAATTGGTGAGTTCTGTGGCACAGTGCCTCCAAGGAACATCGAAACCAACAGCTCTTCAGTCGACATTCTTTTCCTCACCGACGAGTCAGGATTGAGCCGTGGGTGGAAGATCTGGTACAGCACAGAAAGTAATGTATCCCCATCCAAAGGACTAAGATAAATCATATCCAGCCATCTGCCAAGGCTTCCTTCATCTCTTGCTTGTTTTCAATAGGGATTCGGTGCCCACAACCTGTGCCAAATGACGATTCCACCATCATCAAAGCCCCACAGCCTATATATCGATACCA is a genomic window of Sceloporus undulatus isolate JIND9_A2432 ecotype Alabama unplaced genomic scaffold, SceUnd_v1.1 scaffold_3183, whole genome shotgun sequence containing:
- the LOC121918028 gene encoding complement C1r-A subcomponent-like: ECKLCRQTKQNKDLTVTDLTVSLFCLWLFPDLDECAKGNDIEDGPRCQHFCHNYVGGYFCSCQPGYRLQSDLHTCRVDCSNELFTEPSGYLSSPGYPQSYPAELQCNYSIRVEKGMTITLKFLEPFEIDDHPQVRCPYDQLKIQAGQKTIGEFCGTVPPRNIETNSSSVDILFLTDESGLSRGWKIWYSTERIRCPQPVPNDDSTIIKAPQPIYRYQDYFIVTCKTGYNLMEVRHTYLPSALLCIFLMSKLLAY